The following is a genomic window from Nicotiana tabacum cultivar K326 chromosome 3, ASM71507v2, whole genome shotgun sequence.
ACTTATTTCCTGAGGAGAGCAGAAATTGCATTAGATGGGTTGTCATTACATCACGCAATTACAAAGTGTTGGACAACACCAATTGTACCTAGATTGAAGCCAGTATTACAAGCTTTACCTGCATACATCGTTTGGGAActttggaagagaagaaatagtttgaaatatGGAGAAGCAGTGTTAGTGAGCAGAGTTATTTACCAGGTGTCGTCTACTGTGCAAGCACTTGTCCAACTGAAAAAGCCTGGACTACGTGTGCCTCAGAAGTGGCTAGACTTACTGACAATGATGGTGCAATACACACCTCGACTGAAATATGATAAAGTGTTATGGGAATTTCCTTCAAGAGGATGGATCAAAGTTAATACGGATGGAGCATGTAGAGGGAACCCAGGGAGGAGTTCAATTGGTTTCTGCATAAGGGATGAGGTAGGTGATTTGATATATGCAGAAGGAAGGAAAATTTCTGAAGGAACCAACAATGAATTAGAAGCTGTAGCTATTGTGGAGGCATTGAAGATGTGCAAAAATCTTAATTATTTCCAGATATGGCTGCAGACATATTCAATGCTGTTAAAGAACATCATAGAGGAATCATGGAAGCCTTCTTGGTATGTTACTGAACATGTAGCGGAGATTTTAAGATTGAAGGAACAAAGTATCATCAAGGTCACACACATATTCAGAGAAAGGAATACATTAGTAGACCACTTTGCCAATTATGCTCTAAATCAAGGAAATACTGAATGTCATGGTTTCTGGGATATGGACTCAATAGGAAGGAGGATTATTAACGAAGATAAGATGCAATGTCCATACATAAGAGTGAAGGTTGCAAGGAATTAGGAGGAAAAGAGGATTCATTTTGTTACCCCACTCGAATCATTCTTGAGGAGAGTTTGGCTAGCAATTTTTCGGATAACTTTGTTCACTTTTTTGCAGGTATTTCATCGAAGCTAAAGCCTAATCTTACAGTAGAATCTCAAGTGGTGGTATTAATGCATTGCATTCAATCCACTGGGAGGACATTAAAGGTGAGCTTTGGCGACTTTTACAATGTTCATTTCATGGCAGTCATTCACATCAAAGGGAAGTATTAACATAGCATGGGAAAACAAGAGGGGCACGTGAAGTTATGGACAATAACAGATGCCAAAATGCTTGGAGAGTGCACCAGCACGCTAGGGAATTTCTAGGAAATGCAGGAATCTCACATTTTGGATGATGCAAACGAAAGGGTATTCTTTTAATACAAAGCACTGTACAATTTAGCCTTCACAGATTCCTACAAATCTGTTCATGTGCACACATGGTTTACTGTGGAACGCATGGAAGAAAACACATGTTGTCAACAAAAGTATCACATGGAAAATGAAATTAATCTTGGATAAAGAAAAACATGAGGCTGAAAATTTTCAACAGATGCTTTTCGACAGAAGAGTCATCGCATGCTTTCAGTTTACTAGGATACAAAAGTAGGTCGACAATGCATGTTTCCTGCGGAACACGCATGGCAGCAGATGTACGCTGAACGCATCTTTTGTTGGAGA
Proteins encoded in this region:
- the LOC107798017 gene encoding uncharacterized protein LOC107798017, with the translated sequence MGSALFWFDNWTKIGALYFQVPADFGIDEDIHNVNDMVENGMWNVDKMFESLPEGLAHHIVPNIRPPTESSQLDTPFWMLQTRGHFTVWKAKLPLDDLLRKLGYSMPSKCWCCADPKEESLLHLFFTSNAARSVWTYFLRRAEIALDGLSLHHAITKCWTTPIVPRLKPVLQALPAYIVWELWKRRNSLKYGEAVLVSRVIYQVSSTVQALVQLKKPGLRVPQKWLDLLTMMVQYTPRLKYDKVLWEFPSRGWIKVNTDGACRGNPGRSSIGFCIRDEVGDLIYAEGRKISEGTNNELEAVAIVEALKMCKNLNYFQIWLQTYSMLLKNIIEESWKPSWYVTEHVAEILRLKEQSIIKVTHIFRERNTLVDHFANYALNQGNTECHGFWDMDSIGRRIINEDKMQCISSKLKPNLTVESQVVVLMHCIQSTGRTLKYSITGCTTASFTTDLGMGLLQFSMDAFPSMLQALSNGDRRVSSRLVPLRQAG